The Thermoanaerobaculia bacterium genome has a window encoding:
- a CDS encoding competence/damage-inducible protein A, with product MTGMRATVLAVGSELLSTERLDTNSLRLAALLERQGVELMKKSVVGDLESEIVRELCALWETSDLVLVSGGLGPTADDLTREAAAAALGVALAPDAGVLAQIEARFAAMGRRLSPNNHKQAEVLVGAAVLENPNGTAPGQLFERDGKALFLFPGVPYELDRMAAEFLVPWLERHSPGVARETWTIKVAMRPESEVDQALGPAYEAFGREWITVLAGAGEVRVLLSAAGAEGPRHERLAEMRQRTLALLGDSVFGEGAETTLESVVARLLAESGLTLATAESCTGGLVAERLTRVAGVSAVFAGGVVVYSNASKSALLGVAPELLQRAGAVSEAVARAMATGVSARLGSDLGVAITGIAGPGGGSAEKPVGTVHLAVAGPGELPVEHRLARFPGNRERIRLFASQMALEMLRRRLISNLAGASAGGARVSV from the coding sequence ATGACGGGAATGCGCGCGACAGTACTCGCTGTGGGCTCCGAGCTGCTCTCGACCGAGCGGCTAGACACCAACTCGCTCCGCCTGGCCGCGTTGCTCGAGCGCCAGGGCGTCGAGCTGATGAAGAAGTCCGTGGTCGGCGACCTCGAGTCCGAGATCGTGCGCGAGCTCTGCGCCCTGTGGGAAACGAGCGACCTCGTGCTGGTGAGCGGTGGCCTGGGTCCGACCGCAGACGACCTGACCCGCGAAGCGGCCGCCGCCGCGCTCGGCGTCGCCCTCGCGCCGGATGCCGGCGTGCTCGCCCAGATCGAAGCGCGTTTCGCGGCAATGGGGCGCCGGCTGTCGCCGAACAATCACAAACAGGCGGAGGTCCTCGTCGGAGCGGCCGTGCTCGAGAATCCGAACGGAACCGCTCCCGGGCAGCTCTTCGAGCGCGATGGCAAGGCGCTCTTCCTCTTTCCGGGTGTGCCCTACGAGCTCGACCGGATGGCCGCGGAGTTTCTGGTGCCCTGGCTCGAGCGGCACTCTCCGGGCGTCGCACGCGAGACCTGGACGATCAAGGTCGCCATGCGGCCGGAGTCCGAGGTCGATCAGGCCCTCGGTCCGGCCTACGAGGCGTTCGGTCGCGAGTGGATCACCGTCCTCGCCGGCGCGGGAGAGGTGCGCGTGCTGCTCTCGGCCGCCGGCGCCGAGGGCCCGCGCCACGAACGGCTGGCGGAAATGCGCCAGCGCACCCTCGCCCTGCTCGGCGACTCCGTCTTCGGCGAAGGGGCCGAAACCACCCTCGAGTCGGTCGTCGCGCGACTCCTCGCCGAGAGCGGACTGACCCTCGCCACGGCAGAGTCGTGCACCGGCGGTCTGGTGGCCGAGCGCCTGACTCGGGTCGCGGGCGTGAGCGCGGTGTTCGCCGGTGGCGTCGTGGTCTATTCGAACGCGTCGAAGAGCGCCCTGCTCGGTGTCGCGCCCGAGCTTCTGCAGCGCGCCGGCGCCGTTTCGGAAGCGGTCGCCCGGGCGATGGCCACGGGTGTCTCTGCGCGCCTGGGGAGCGACCTCGGTGTCGCCATCACCGGCATCGCCGGCCCCGGGGGGGGCTCGGCCGAGAAGCCCGTGGGCACCGTTCATCTCGCGGTGGCGGGCCCGGGGGAGCTCCCGGTCGAGCACCGGCTGGCGCGATTTCCCGGCAACCGCGAGCGCATCCGCCTTTTCGCCTCCCAGATGGCGCTCGAGATGCTGCGCCGCCGACTGATCTCGAACCTCGCCGGAGCCTCGGCAGGGGGGGCCAGGGTGAGCGTTTGA
- the plsY gene encoding glycerol-3-phosphate 1-O-acyltransferase PlsY, with protein sequence MTLHWIGLVAASYLLGSLSFSLAVVWLLQRTDVRKMGSGNAGATNVLRTAGRWPALLVLLLDIAKGIVPVRVARALGAPAEVVAAAALAVVVGHVFPLFFGFRGGKGVATGFGALVALLPLAAGTAMAIFALTVVATRYVSLGSVVAAAALPLLAALYARLGWSPGLSGSALVLTCACTGLVVLRHSENLKRLLAGSEHRLGEGRG encoded by the coding sequence TTGACCCTGCACTGGATCGGCCTGGTCGCCGCTTCCTACCTGCTGGGATCGCTCTCCTTCAGCCTGGCTGTCGTGTGGCTCCTGCAGCGCACCGATGTGCGCAAGATGGGGAGCGGGAACGCCGGTGCCACGAACGTGCTGCGCACCGCCGGACGCTGGCCGGCGCTCCTCGTCCTGCTGCTCGACATCGCGAAGGGGATCGTGCCGGTGCGGGTGGCACGCGCCCTGGGGGCGCCGGCCGAGGTGGTCGCTGCGGCCGCGTTGGCGGTGGTCGTCGGCCACGTCTTTCCGCTTTTTTTCGGCTTCCGTGGCGGCAAGGGGGTGGCCACAGGTTTCGGCGCCCTGGTGGCGCTGTTGCCGCTCGCCGCCGGAACAGCGATGGCCATCTTCGCGCTCACCGTGGTCGCGACGCGCTATGTCTCTCTCGGGTCGGTGGTCGCCGCCGCGGCGCTGCCGTTGCTGGCCGCGCTCTATGCGCGCCTGGGCTGGTCGCCCGGACTGTCGGGCAGCGCTCTGGTGCTCACCTGCGCCTGCACGGGCCTCGTCGTCCTGCGGCATTCGGAGAACCTGAAGAGGCTCCTCGCCGGCAGCGAACACCGTCTCGGGGAAGGTCGAGGGTAG
- a CDS encoding NAD(P)-dependent glycerol-3-phosphate dehydrogenase: MTQIGVLGAGSFGTAVAVHAARAGHRTTLWVRREEAATEMQAARENLRYLPGVIFPDGLTITHDLGALAGADPLVLAAPSHGYRSVLRDFLEVRGSRQPLTVVSATKGIEAESLARMSRVSAEECGRAGTPLRFAAFSGPTFAAELARAAPSAAVVASEDMALAAELRETLASPTLRLYSSSDVVGVELAGAAKNVIAIGAGVVSGLGLGHNTLAALITRGLHEITRLGLAYSGDQKTFSGLAGLGDLVLTCTGGLSRNRRTGMELAQGKTLQQILEETTEVAEGVKNSRVILQLARAVGVEMPISEQMVAVMYEGKPAKLAVHELMTRDLKHEAAH; the protein is encoded by the coding sequence ATGACGCAGATCGGAGTCCTCGGGGCGGGTTCCTTCGGCACCGCCGTCGCCGTGCATGCCGCGCGTGCCGGACATCGCACGACGCTCTGGGTTCGGCGCGAGGAGGCTGCGACCGAGATGCAGGCCGCGCGCGAGAATCTGCGCTACCTTCCGGGCGTGATCTTCCCCGACGGCCTGACGATCACCCACGACCTCGGGGCCCTCGCCGGGGCCGATCCGCTGGTGCTGGCGGCACCCTCGCACGGCTACCGTTCGGTGCTGCGCGACTTCCTCGAGGTCCGCGGCTCGCGGCAGCCGCTGACGGTCGTCTCGGCGACCAAGGGGATCGAAGCCGAATCGCTCGCCCGCATGAGCCGGGTCTCGGCGGAGGAGTGCGGGCGTGCCGGGACTCCGCTGCGCTTCGCCGCATTCTCCGGGCCGACTTTCGCCGCCGAGCTGGCGCGAGCCGCACCCTCGGCGGCCGTGGTCGCCAGCGAAGACATGGCGCTCGCGGCGGAGCTGCGCGAGACGCTCGCCAGCCCGACGCTTCGCCTGTACTCCTCCTCCGACGTCGTCGGAGTCGAGCTCGCGGGCGCCGCGAAGAACGTGATCGCCATCGGCGCCGGCGTCGTCTCCGGACTCGGGCTCGGGCACAACACGCTCGCCGCCCTGATCACGCGCGGGCTGCACGAGATCACCCGCCTCGGTCTCGCCTATTCCGGCGACCAGAAGACCTTTTCGGGGCTGGCCGGACTGGGGGACCTCGTGCTCACCTGCACGGGTGGCCTGTCGCGCAACCGGCGCACGGGGATGGAGCTCGCCCAGGGCAAGACCCTGCAGCAGATCCTGGAGGAGACGACCGAAGTGGCGGAGGGCGTCAAGAACTCGCGCGTCATTCTGCAACTGGCGCGGGCCGTCGGGGTCGAGATGCCGATCAGCGAGCAGATGGTCGCCGTGATGTACGAGGGCAAACCGGCCAAGCTGGCCGTCCACGAGCTCATGACCCGCGACCTCAAACACGAGGCCGCGCACTAG
- the guaA gene encoding glutamine-hydrolyzing GMP synthase — protein MATHQTVLILDFGSQFTQLIARRLREHRVYCEVHPYSLPAEEIRRRAPIGIVLSGGPQSVYDTGAPHAETTLLELGIPVLGICYGMQLVAHLLDGKVERAERREYGRAEVEMQERGLLFAGLDAAETVWMSHGDHVTRLPSGFVQTARTSNAAVVGMEDRARGIYCIQFHPEVSHTVHGSTVLHNFLYKACGATGDWTMASYLDEAATTIRERTRGEKVLCGISGGVDSAVTAALLKRAIGDDLVSVFVDTGLLRKGERSQVEASLTDGLGIPIVTADAGADFLGALAGVTDPEAKRKAIGRVFIDVFQREARKFSGVKFLAQGTLYPDVIESTSVRGPSAVIKSHHNVGGLPERLGFELVEPLRWLFKDEVRQLGRELGLPEEFIGRHPFPGPGLAVRILGEVTADKVALLQEADAIFLAELRESGWYEKVSQAFAVLLPVKTVGVMGDFRTYENVLALRSVETHDFMTADWSHLPHELLGRVANRIVNEVRGINRVVYDVTSKPPGTIEWE, from the coding sequence ATGGCAACCCACCAGACCGTTCTCATCCTCGATTTCGGGAGTCAATTCACCCAGCTGATCGCGCGCCGGCTGCGCGAGCATCGGGTCTACTGCGAAGTGCACCCGTACTCTCTGCCAGCCGAAGAGATCCGCCGCCGCGCGCCGATCGGCATCGTCCTCTCGGGCGGGCCGCAGAGTGTCTACGACACCGGGGCGCCGCACGCCGAGACGACGCTTCTCGAGCTCGGCATTCCGGTGCTCGGCATCTGTTACGGCATGCAGCTGGTCGCGCACCTGCTCGACGGCAAGGTCGAACGCGCGGAGCGCCGCGAGTACGGGCGGGCGGAGGTCGAAATGCAGGAGCGCGGCCTGCTCTTCGCCGGACTCGACGCGGCCGAAACGGTCTGGATGAGCCATGGCGATCATGTGACCCGGCTGCCTTCCGGCTTCGTGCAGACCGCGCGGACTTCGAACGCGGCGGTCGTCGGCATGGAGGATCGGGCGCGGGGGATCTACTGTATCCAGTTTCACCCCGAGGTTTCGCACACCGTCCACGGCTCGACCGTGCTGCACAACTTCCTCTACAAGGCCTGCGGCGCCACCGGCGACTGGACGATGGCCTCGTATCTCGACGAGGCCGCGACGACGATCCGGGAGCGCACGCGGGGCGAGAAGGTGCTCTGCGGGATTTCCGGCGGAGTCGACTCGGCGGTGACGGCGGCTCTCCTCAAGCGCGCCATCGGCGACGACCTGGTCTCGGTCTTCGTCGACACCGGCCTGCTGCGCAAGGGGGAGCGCTCCCAGGTCGAGGCGAGCCTGACCGACGGCCTGGGGATTCCGATCGTGACCGCCGACGCCGGTGCGGACTTTCTCGGCGCGCTCGCCGGGGTGACCGACCCGGAGGCCAAGCGCAAGGCGATCGGCCGCGTTTTCATCGACGTCTTCCAGCGTGAGGCGCGCAAGTTCTCCGGCGTGAAGTTCCTCGCCCAGGGAACGCTCTACCCGGACGTCATCGAGTCGACCTCGGTGCGGGGACCCTCGGCGGTGATCAAGTCGCACCACAACGTCGGCGGGCTCCCGGAGCGGCTCGGTTTCGAGCTCGTCGAGCCCCTGCGCTGGTTGTTCAAGGACGAGGTCCGCCAGCTCGGACGCGAGCTCGGACTGCCGGAGGAGTTCATCGGTCGCCATCCGTTCCCCGGCCCGGGCCTCGCGGTGCGGATCCTCGGCGAGGTCACCGCCGACAAGGTCGCCCTGCTGCAGGAGGCCGACGCGATCTTTCTCGCGGAGCTCCGCGAAAGCGGCTGGTACGAGAAGGTCTCACAGGCGTTCGCGGTCCTCCTGCCGGTGAAGACCGTCGGTGTCATGGGCGACTTCCGCACCTACGAGAACGTCCTCGCCCTGCGCTCCGTCGAGACCCACGACTTCATGACCGCCGACTGGAGCCACCTGCCGCACGAGCTCCTCGGAAGAGTCGCAAACCGCATCGTCAACGAAGTCCGCGGCATCAATCGCGTCGTCTACGACGTCACCTCGAAGCCGCCAGGCACGATCGAGTGGGAGTGA
- a CDS encoding YciI family protein, producing the protein MRVMVIAKANEEMGKSMAAPTPEMLEAFAAMDRFTEELVQAGVFIAAAGLQNSAQAKRIVCEGPKRTVVDGPFAETRELIAGFSIWEVKDMDEALAWAKRAPNCMPGKSEMEIRPFYEAEDLAGFVTPEELAKSREGTRGKLGVA; encoded by the coding sequence ATGCGTGTGATGGTGATTGCGAAAGCCAACGAGGAGATGGGAAAGAGCATGGCCGCCCCGACGCCGGAGATGCTCGAGGCGTTCGCGGCGATGGACAGGTTCACCGAGGAGCTGGTCCAGGCCGGGGTCTTCATCGCCGCAGCCGGGCTCCAGAACAGCGCCCAGGCCAAACGGATCGTCTGCGAAGGTCCCAAGCGCACGGTGGTCGACGGGCCGTTCGCCGAAACCCGCGAGCTCATCGCCGGCTTCTCGATCTGGGAGGTCAAGGACATGGACGAGGCCCTGGCCTGGGCGAAGCGCGCTCCCAATTGCATGCCGGGCAAGAGTGAGATGGAGATCCGGCCGTTCTACGAGGCGGAGGATCTCGCCGGGTTCGTGACGCCCGAGGAGCTCGCGAAATCTCGCGAAGGGACGCGCGGCAAGCTCGGCGTCGCCTGA